The following coding sequences are from one Calditrichota bacterium window:
- a CDS encoding sulfite exporter TauE/SafE family protein, producing the protein MKIGLVALAIFLIAALMTMTGRGGGNFYVITLVLFGVGMHEAATTGQFILFISSLAATLIYGQKRVVEWKLVFFIGTLTAVSAFCGGYFSSYFSGKTLKFVFSFFLLIAAFLMLKPVKEAEEKIKARKKMVWYLKSGENDFMVDIKIAVPIIVATGFGAGMVGVSGGSFLVPLMVLACSVPMRIAVGTATTLVSITALMGFTGHVVSGHFDARFAVPIALAGAVGGIIGGKMAMKTKPAKLKLLFAYTTLAASIIMVLNAVLSK; encoded by the coding sequence ATGAAAATCGGGTTAGTGGCACTGGCGATTTTTCTGATTGCGGCACTGATGACGATGACCGGCAGAGGCGGCGGGAATTTTTACGTGATCACGCTCGTTCTTTTCGGCGTCGGCATGCATGAGGCAGCCACAACGGGACAGTTTATCCTTTTCATCTCTTCACTGGCGGCGACGCTGATTTACGGACAGAAACGCGTCGTGGAGTGGAAATTGGTATTTTTCATCGGTACGTTGACGGCAGTATCGGCTTTCTGCGGCGGTTATTTTTCTTCCTATTTTTCGGGAAAGACTTTGAAATTTGTGTTCTCATTTTTTCTGCTCATCGCCGCATTTCTCATGCTGAAACCAGTGAAAGAAGCTGAAGAGAAAATAAAAGCCAGAAAGAAAATGGTCTGGTACCTCAAATCCGGGGAAAATGATTTTATGGTCGATATCAAAATTGCTGTTCCCATCATCGTTGCCACGGGTTTCGGCGCCGGCATGGTCGGCGTTTCCGGCGGTTCATTTTTGGTGCCGTTGATGGTTTTGGCGTGCAGCGTGCCCATGCGCATCGCTGTGGGAACCGCGACCACGCTTGTTTCCATTACGGCACTGATGGGCTTTACCGGACACGTGGTTTCCGGCCATTTCGATGCGAGATTCGCAGTGCCCATTGCGCTCGCCGGAGCGGTTGGCGGAATTATCGGCGGCAAAATGGCGATGAAAACCAAACCGGCGAAATTGAAATTGCTGTTTGCCTACACGACGCTTGCGGCATCGATCATCATGGTGCTGAATGCCGTGCTGAGCAAATGA
- a CDS encoding dinitrogenase iron-molybdenum cofactor biosynthesis protein — MKIAIPVLENLGENSPISEHFGHAPFFAFVDRKDEGSYSVDVIVNPLEDHGPGDIPNYLAQQNVDLLVARGIGGRAIGFFEQLGIHVVRGASGTVKEIMDQLSKNELQDRDYEVQEKFHRH, encoded by the coding sequence ATGAAAATCGCAATTCCTGTGCTGGAAAATTTGGGTGAGAATTCGCCCATCAGCGAGCATTTCGGTCATGCGCCGTTTTTTGCTTTCGTTGACCGAAAAGACGAGGGCAGCTATTCCGTTGATGTCATCGTCAATCCGTTGGAAGATCACGGGCCTGGCGATATCCCGAATTATCTGGCTCAACAAAATGTGGATTTGCTTGTAGCGCGCGGCATCGGCGGCAGAGCCATTGGTTTTTTTGAGCAATTGGGAATTCATGTCGTCCGCGGGGCTTCGGGAACGGTCAAAGAAATTATGGACCAATTATCCAAAAACGAACTTCAGGATCGTGATTACGAAGTTCAGGAAAAATTTCACAGACACTAA
- a CDS encoding peptidase C1 encodes MTKSAKYFSLLLILFFVSTSFAQDVVIYKPTTNFYGKPDTILSADFSKIKKPASPEVFQQVFHFPPIRQDTTGTCWCFSTTSFLESEIYRIHKKKIKLSEMYTVYWEYVEKARRFIREKGKSLVDEGSEDNAVIERMKQYGIVRRSDYDGLLPGQEHYNHSKMVREIRDYLNFLKEKNYWDEDIALNTVKMILNKYMGAPPEKIVVDGKEMTPKEFAEKVVALPLDDYVDLMSFKDQPFYSWGEYKVPDNWWHSKAYFNVPLDVWYKALKHAIRNGYSVAIGGDVSEPGRYGEEDIAVIPAFDIPANKINQDSREFRWYNHTSTDDHGIHLVGYKHFKGHDWFLIKDSASSAYKGKFKGYYFFRDDFVKLKMLTFLVHKDAIKDFVKLAK; translated from the coding sequence ATGACCAAATCTGCAAAATATTTTTCGTTACTGCTGATATTGTTTTTTGTCAGCACTTCTTTTGCTCAGGATGTTGTAATCTACAAGCCGACCACCAATTTTTACGGCAAGCCGGATACGATTTTGTCGGCGGATTTTTCAAAAATCAAAAAGCCGGCGTCGCCGGAAGTTTTTCAGCAAGTTTTTCATTTTCCCCCCATTCGTCAGGATACTACCGGCACGTGCTGGTGCTTTTCCACGACGTCATTTTTGGAATCGGAAATTTACCGCATTCACAAGAAAAAAATCAAATTATCAGAAATGTACACTGTTTACTGGGAATATGTGGAAAAAGCGCGCCGTTTTATTCGGGAAAAAGGGAAGTCTCTCGTCGATGAAGGTTCAGAAGACAATGCCGTCATCGAACGCATGAAACAGTACGGCATTGTTCGGCGATCTGATTACGACGGCTTGCTTCCCGGCCAGGAGCATTACAACCATTCTAAAATGGTGCGCGAGATTCGCGATTATCTCAATTTTCTGAAAGAGAAGAATTACTGGGATGAAGACATTGCGTTGAACACGGTAAAAATGATTCTCAATAAATACATGGGCGCACCGCCGGAAAAAATTGTTGTGGATGGAAAAGAGATGACTCCCAAAGAGTTCGCCGAAAAAGTGGTCGCGTTGCCGTTGGATGATTACGTTGACTTGATGTCTTTTAAGGATCAGCCTTTTTACAGTTGGGGCGAATACAAAGTCCCTGACAATTGGTGGCATAGCAAAGCTTATTTCAACGTGCCGCTGGATGTCTGGTACAAAGCCCTGAAACATGCTATTCGCAACGGCTATTCCGTAGCCATCGGCGGCGATGTTTCGGAACCTGGCCGTTACGGCGAAGAGGACATTGCGGTGATTCCGGCGTTTGATATTCCCGCAAATAAAATCAATCAGGATTCCCGCGAATTTCGCTGGTACAATCACACTTCGACGGATGACCACGGCATTCATTTGGTTGGTTACAAACATTTCAAAGGACACGATTGGTTCCTCATCAAGGATTCTGCCTCCAGCGCCTATAAGGGGAAGTTTAAAGGCTACTATTTTTTTCGCGATGATTTTGTTAAGTTGAAAATGTTGACTTTTTTAGTGCACAAAGATGCGATTAAGGATTTTGTGAAATTAGCAAAGTGA
- a CDS encoding cation:proton antiporter, translating into MNILFLFGVIVIVGLLFGRGFEKIGIPQVVGYIVAGVILGDSVTHFVSEQLLDKLVPLTQLALAFIGFMVGGELKKSVFQKYGKQFLAILLSEGLLAMFLVAVLTFLLTKNLPLALLLGALCSATAPAATVDVLWEYHSRGPLTTTILAIVALDDGLALILYGFAFAFANVLVAGGSLDASVMIVQPLTEIFGSLFLGGAIGLLLDYGLRVVKLKDDKLVVNIGAVLLASGLASHFEFSLILTNMAVGLVLTNLHTDRNEPNFDLVKSFVPPIYIIFFIFVGARLQLGLLPKMGMLGLLYVMGRTAGKWIGAYLGSRFSGADESVQKYLGFALFSQAGVAIGLALDIYQHFGQMGDAGRLLGHTVINVIAATTLLVQIIGPPSVKYAIKKAGEIPEHVK; encoded by the coding sequence ATGAATATTTTATTTTTATTTGGCGTGATCGTCATTGTCGGTTTGCTGTTCGGAAGAGGATTTGAAAAGATCGGCATTCCGCAGGTTGTGGGCTATATCGTTGCCGGAGTGATTTTAGGGGATTCAGTAACCCATTTCGTCTCTGAACAGTTGCTGGACAAACTTGTTCCGTTGACGCAATTGGCGCTGGCGTTCATCGGATTTATGGTCGGCGGCGAACTGAAAAAATCGGTTTTTCAAAAATACGGCAAACAATTTTTGGCAATTCTGCTTTCCGAGGGGCTATTGGCCATGTTTTTAGTGGCAGTTTTGACATTTTTGTTGACAAAGAATCTGCCGCTGGCTCTGCTGTTGGGCGCTTTGTGTTCCGCGACCGCGCCGGCTGCCACAGTAGATGTGCTCTGGGAATATCACTCGCGAGGCCCTCTGACGACGACAATTCTCGCTATTGTGGCTCTCGATGACGGTTTGGCGCTGATACTTTACGGTTTTGCTTTTGCCTTTGCTAACGTGCTCGTCGCCGGAGGAAGTCTCGATGCGAGCGTCATGATTGTCCAGCCGCTGACGGAGATTTTCGGTTCTCTGTTTTTAGGGGGAGCGATTGGATTATTGCTGGATTATGGTTTGCGCGTTGTGAAGCTGAAAGATGATAAGTTGGTCGTGAATATCGGGGCCGTTCTCTTGGCAAGTGGGCTGGCAAGTCATTTTGAGTTTTCTTTGATTTTGACAAACATGGCAGTAGGGTTGGTTTTGACCAATTTGCACACTGACAGAAATGAGCCGAATTTTGATCTGGTCAAATCGTTTGTCCCGCCGATTTACATCATTTTCTTCATTTTTGTCGGCGCGCGACTGCAATTAGGTTTGCTTCCCAAAATGGGAATGCTCGGCTTGCTCTATGTTATGGGCAGAACCGCGGGAAAATGGATCGGCGCCTATCTTGGCTCAAGATTTTCCGGCGCGGATGAGAGCGTACAGAAATATCTGGGGTTTGCGCTTTTTTCTCAAGCCGGTGTGGCAATCGGTTTGGCGCTGGATATTTATCAGCATTTCGGTCAAATGGGCGATGCGGGTCGCCTGTTGGGACACACTGTCATTAATGTCATTGCCGCCACTACGCTATTGGTGCAAATTATCGGGCCGCCATCAGTAAAATACGCGATTAAGAAGGCGGGTGAAATCCCTGAACATGTGAAGTAG
- a CDS encoding CBS domain-containing protein, with amino-acid sequence MKPIRIRDIKGLKKPITVSLETSVIELIRKFIELPVTHQFYIVDNKGKLLGLINRKLLFRSLFHHYLPPSARISELYKLATAENVEEIFVKDVLLAKPNDNIQDLLKMMMERDIYEVPVLDGHGKLIGKLDVIYFLETYLEEQSDLLEK; translated from the coding sequence ATGAAGCCGATTAGAATTAGAGATATCAAAGGATTGAAAAAGCCGATAACAGTTTCGCTGGAGACGTCCGTCATTGAACTCATCCGAAAGTTTATTGAGTTGCCGGTGACGCATCAATTTTACATTGTCGATAACAAGGGCAAGTTGCTTGGCCTCATCAATCGCAAACTCCTTTTTCGCAGTCTTTTTCATCACTATTTGCCGCCGTCAGCGCGAATCAGCGAACTTTACAAATTAGCCACTGCAGAGAACGTTGAAGAAATTTTTGTAAAGGACGTGCTCTTGGCAAAGCCTAATGATAATATTCAGGATCTGCTAAAAATGATGATGGAACGCGATATTTATGAAGTGCCGGTTTTGGATGGCCACGGCAAATTGATCGGGAAGCTGGATGTAATTTATTTTTTGGAAACTTATCTCGAAGAACAGTCAGACCTGCTTGAAAAATAA
- a CDS encoding sigma-70 family RNA polymerase sigma factor — protein MNEPTTDSDLIKRALMGDQQAYKEILRRYRPPLYNLLYRMVRNKMDTEDLVQEAFIKAFSSLASFNHNYAFSTWLYKIAINNCIDYFRKKKLKTLSIDTPIDSKDGEIKRELPDVSFRPDKNILNEEKDRMIQEAIQKLQEKYRTPIILRHQEEKSYEEISEIMGIPLGTVKARIFRAREMLKKELKSKLFPK, from the coding sequence ATGAACGAGCCAACAACCGACAGCGACTTGATCAAACGCGCGCTTATGGGGGATCAGCAAGCATACAAGGAAATCCTGCGCCGCTACAGGCCTCCTCTGTACAATTTGCTCTATCGCATGGTTCGCAATAAAATGGACACAGAGGATTTGGTGCAAGAAGCGTTCATCAAAGCATTTTCCTCGCTTGCCAGCTTCAATCATAATTACGCGTTCTCGACCTGGCTGTACAAAATTGCCATCAACAATTGCATTGATTATTTTCGCAAGAAAAAATTGAAAACGCTCTCCATCGACACCCCCATCGATTCCAAAGACGGAGAAATCAAACGTGAACTGCCGGACGTGAGTTTCCGGCCTGACAAAAACATACTCAACGAAGAAAAAGATCGCATGATTCAGGAGGCGATTCAAAAACTGCAGGAGAAATATCGCACGCCGATCATTTTGCGCCATCAGGAAGAAAAGTCTTACGAGGAAATTAGCGAAATCATGGGGATACCGCTGGGCACAGTCAAAGCGAGAATCTTTCGCGCCAGAGAGATGTTGAAAAAAGAATTGAAATCAAAACTTTTTCCCAAGTAA
- a CDS encoding VanZ family protein, which produces MKKYGRFFRYQFPAIFWMTAIFVQSSISRLSVPDMGFKMQDKVAHAIEYAILAALLLRAFKYLPCGNFSFRALSLTLIVGASYAMLDEIHQYFVPGRTADIFDVAADIAGVIIVIVVARVLGGNKRDRMA; this is translated from the coding sequence ATGAAAAAATACGGGAGATTTTTTCGCTATCAGTTTCCGGCAATTTTCTGGATGACGGCGATTTTCGTTCAATCGTCCATTTCCAGATTGTCTGTGCCGGACATGGGCTTTAAAATGCAGGACAAAGTTGCTCATGCAATTGAATATGCGATCTTGGCGGCGTTGTTGCTGCGGGCTTTCAAATATCTGCCTTGCGGAAATTTTAGTTTTCGCGCGTTATCTTTGACGCTTATCGTCGGTGCAAGCTACGCGATGTTGGATGAAATTCATCAATATTTCGTTCCGGGAAGGACGGCGGATATTTTCGACGTGGCGGCTGATATCGCTGGCGTGATCATCGTAATCGTTGTTGCGCGTGTACTTGGCGGTAATAAAAGAGATCGTATGGCATAA
- a CDS encoding class IV adenylate cyclase: protein MTHLNVEIKAICPDAEKIRRILAAKNADFHGTDEQVDTYFHCPNGRLKLREGKIENNLIHYFRENSSNPKTSQVTLFSTKKGSVLKKILADAYGIKVVVKKKREIYFIDNVKFHIDRVAGLGAFVEIEAIDSEGRFSETELREQCERYLRWFGIQKSDLLANSYSDMLLGKGEK, encoded by the coding sequence GTGACTCATCTCAATGTTGAAATTAAAGCCATTTGCCCTGATGCAGAAAAAATTAGGCGGATTCTCGCTGCGAAAAATGCGGATTTCCACGGGACAGATGAGCAAGTTGACACTTATTTCCATTGCCCGAACGGTCGGCTCAAACTTCGCGAGGGGAAAATTGAAAATAATTTGATTCACTATTTTCGGGAGAATTCATCAAATCCCAAAACGTCGCAAGTGACGCTGTTCTCCACAAAAAAAGGATCCGTGCTCAAAAAAATTCTCGCCGATGCCTATGGCATAAAGGTTGTCGTGAAAAAGAAACGCGAAATTTATTTCATCGACAATGTGAAATTTCATATCGACCGGGTTGCCGGCTTGGGCGCGTTTGTTGAAATCGAAGCGATTGACAGCGAAGGGCGTTTTTCTGAAACGGAGCTACGTGAACAATGCGAGAGATACTTGAGATGGTTTGGCATTCAGAAAAGCGATTTATTGGCGAATTCCTACAGCGACATGCTTCTGGGAAAGGGAGAGAAATGA
- a CDS encoding PAS domain S-box protein, with amino-acid sequence MKEVKILYLEDNADDFELVRSLLREEGLVVDLVQASTPEMFKKKLKQESFDLILCDYSIPAYSGADALKLVRHDFPEVPFIFVSATLGEESAIETLKNGATDYVLKQRLARLIPAIRRALKENEQLQKRRISEEIRNRYDFIVNTSRSFMLLINRKYCYEAINRAFCQAHKLIPGQVTGRSVAEIWGEKVFQEIMKPKLDLCLQGKEVTYEAWLETKNYGRRCYEIANIPYRANGDKITHVVEIVSDVTEKKQFEQELVRERDWAQKYLDVAGVIFVVIGVDEKVAMINKKGREILNCSEEEIVGSDWFATFVPKSERARARQIFKKLLASPEGEFQYTEMAVIPNKGSRSPLIIAWHNTPLDDEQGNRIGILASGEDVTDRKTMEDSLRASEERYRTLVEGSGQAIISVNRSGKILFLNRISEKILNLPSTHGYGKKVEDILPRELGYALSENIRQVIKSRAPLITENSAKINGGRRWFEWRIYPLRSNHDVDSALIIAMDVTERKLADVKLRQSYEKMQKTLQGIVTALTATIEIRDPYTAGHQRRVSELTCMIAEEMGLSKDKIEGIRIASLMHDIGKIYVPTEILSKPGKLSDSEFDLIKIHPRAGYDILKSIDFPWPIAQAILQHHERMDGSGYPDGLLGPEIIVEARIIAAADVVETMASHRPYRPAKGIKEAIKEIKSGRGIYYDSEIVDICLKFYREKKFKFLEEK; translated from the coding sequence ATGAAAGAAGTAAAAATATTGTATCTGGAAGATAACGCCGATGATTTTGAATTAGTCCGTTCTCTCTTGCGAGAGGAGGGCCTCGTTGTTGATTTAGTGCAGGCGTCGACGCCGGAGATGTTCAAGAAAAAATTAAAGCAAGAGTCATTCGATCTTATTTTGTGCGATTACTCCATTCCTGCCTATAGCGGCGCAGATGCGCTGAAATTAGTCCGTCACGATTTTCCGGAAGTGCCTTTTATTTTTGTTTCCGCGACACTCGGCGAGGAGTCCGCCATCGAAACGCTCAAAAACGGCGCTACCGATTACGTCCTCAAGCAACGTCTTGCCAGGCTCATTCCCGCTATTCGGCGCGCTTTAAAAGAAAACGAACAACTACAAAAACGACGGATTTCAGAAGAAATTAGAAATCGCTACGATTTTATTGTCAATACTTCTCGCTCTTTCATGCTGCTCATTAATCGAAAATATTGTTACGAAGCAATCAATCGCGCGTTTTGTCAGGCGCACAAATTAATTCCAGGACAGGTGACTGGCCGCAGTGTGGCAGAAATCTGGGGCGAGAAAGTTTTTCAAGAAATCATGAAGCCCAAACTGGATCTGTGTTTGCAGGGCAAAGAGGTCACCTACGAAGCGTGGCTTGAGACAAAAAACTACGGGCGTCGCTGTTACGAAATTGCGAATATCCCTTACCGGGCAAATGGAGACAAGATAACCCACGTCGTTGAAATTGTTTCGGACGTAACAGAAAAAAAACAGTTCGAACAGGAACTTGTTCGCGAGCGCGATTGGGCGCAAAAATATCTGGATGTTGCCGGTGTGATTTTTGTGGTAATTGGCGTGGATGAAAAAGTGGCGATGATTAACAAAAAAGGGCGGGAAATTTTAAATTGCAGCGAAGAGGAAATTGTCGGAAGCGACTGGTTTGCTACCTTTGTGCCGAAATCGGAACGCGCGCGGGCGCGCCAGATATTTAAGAAATTGTTGGCGAGCCCGGAGGGCGAATTTCAATATACGGAGATGGCCGTTATTCCTAACAAAGGCAGCAGGTCTCCGCTCATCATCGCCTGGCACAACACGCCCCTGGACGACGAACAGGGAAATCGCATCGGTATTCTCGCGTCGGGCGAAGACGTCACCGACCGAAAGACGATGGAAGATTCCCTTCGCGCTTCCGAAGAACGATATCGGACATTGGTGGAAGGCTCGGGACAGGCGATTATTTCAGTGAACCGCAGCGGGAAGATTTTATTTCTGAATAGAATTTCGGAAAAAATTTTGAATTTACCTTCAACGCACGGTTACGGAAAAAAAGTGGAAGATATTCTTCCGCGAGAGCTTGGCTACGCTTTGTCAGAAAATATCCGTCAGGTCATCAAATCGCGCGCCCCGCTGATTACGGAAAATTCCGCGAAGATAAACGGCGGCCGTCGTTGGTTTGAATGGCGAATTTATCCGTTGCGTAGCAATCATGATGTCGATTCCGCGCTCATCATTGCTATGGATGTGACGGAACGAAAATTGGCAGACGTGAAACTGCGGCAGAGTTATGAGAAAATGCAGAAAACGCTGCAGGGAATTGTCACTGCGCTCACTGCGACGATTGAGATTCGCGATCCTTACACTGCTGGTCATCAGCGGCGCGTATCGGAATTGACGTGCATGATTGCCGAAGAAATGGGGCTTTCAAAAGATAAAATCGAAGGCATTCGCATTGCTAGCTTAATGCACGATATTGGGAAAATTTACGTGCCCACGGAAATCTTGAGCAAGCCGGGTAAATTGTCTGATTCGGAATTTGATCTGATCAAAATTCACCCCCGGGCTGGTTATGACATTTTGAAATCTATCGATTTTCCCTGGCCCATTGCGCAGGCAATTTTGCAGCACCACGAGCGAATGGACGGCAGCGGTTATCCGGATGGACTGCTCGGCCCGGAAATCATCGTGGAAGCGCGAATTATCGCGGCGGCGGATGTCGTGGAAACGATGGCGTCGCATCGACCGTACCGGCCGGCAAAGGGAATCAAAGAAGCGATTAAGGAAATAAAATCGGGCAGAGGGATTTATTACGACAGCGAGATTGTCGATATTTGTTTGAAATTTTATCGGGAGAAGAAGTTTAAATTTTTAGAAGAAAAGTGA
- a CDS encoding transcriptional regulator, producing MSAEKLPGLDPIIHSRVRLAILSILISSKEAEFTFLKETIGATDGNLSVHLSKLEQAGFVKIKKSFAGKRPLTTISITEVGKKAFSNYLNALEKILHPDKNAD from the coding sequence ATGAGTGCGGAAAAATTGCCCGGACTTGATCCGATCATTCATTCCCGCGTCAGGCTGGCAATTCTTTCCATTTTGATTTCATCGAAGGAAGCGGAATTCACTTTTTTGAAGGAGACCATTGGCGCCACGGACGGAAATTTGAGCGTGCATTTGTCGAAGTTGGAGCAGGCCGGTTTCGTCAAAATAAAAAAATCTTTTGCCGGCAAAAGACCGCTGACAACGATCTCTATCACAGAAGTCGGGAAAAAGGCGTTTTCCAATTATCTCAATGCTCTGGAGAAAATTTTACATCCGGACAAGAACGCTGATTAG
- a CDS encoding ATP-binding protein gives MKKRKSVRNFDGDLTKIPVIRNWVVDELGKFKVADSEIIDIKVALTEALSNILRHAYEDELVKPIRVKLQVDDDKVEIVLRDFGKKFDANNVPSPDLEKASEGGYGIYLMRTLLDGVEYVPLEVGTKTVMWKDRRK, from the coding sequence ATGAAAAAAAGGAAAAGTGTAAGGAATTTTGACGGCGATTTAACCAAAATACCAGTGATCAGAAATTGGGTCGTTGATGAGTTAGGCAAATTTAAGGTTGCTGATTCAGAAATCATTGATATTAAAGTTGCGCTGACAGAAGCTTTGTCGAATATCTTGCGCCATGCGTATGAGGATGAGTTAGTCAAGCCGATCCGGGTGAAATTGCAGGTGGATGACGACAAAGTGGAAATTGTTCTGCGCGATTTTGGGAAAAAATTTGACGCCAACAATGTCCCGAGTCCTGATCTGGAAAAAGCGTCTGAAGGCGGGTACGGCATTTATCTGATGCGAACATTGCTCGACGGCGTGGAATATGTGCCACTGGAAGTCGGTACAAAAACTGTGATGTGGAAAGATCGGAGAAAATGA
- a CDS encoding DUF3492 domain-containing protein, producing the protein MMTHVCLILEGTYPYFVGGVSSWVHEIVNGMTDVEFSIVHLYSGKAPEQEKYQLPQNVRELLCLPILIDKDHADFESILAQIPDADLYHSLSTGFAGWIGTELKRRRMRPLLLTEHGIYWHEIELGADEIECGFKVMKMKRTELFLGKNWFSWLQFFKRIAKQTYREADLITTVCETNRRMELSVSANAGKCRVIHNGVKLPPMAAKSNWQQSAAPSVGLVGRVTPIKDIETFIRASARVRSVFPEARFYVIGPIEQDSDYYLKCKNLAEKLGLENLFFTGRINALNFYANLDLVALTSVSEGQPFALLEAMAAGIPVVATDVGGCDEIINGANDGLGQAGLLCRVGDVAGISAAMLRILKNPSLWRECAQNGRKRIEKFYRSEKMIQRYRQTYRQLIEKASTVKIQSENYFTKARSE; encoded by the coding sequence ATGATGACGCACGTTTGCTTGATATTGGAGGGCACTTATCCCTATTTTGTGGGCGGAGTTTCTTCCTGGGTCCACGAAATCGTCAACGGAATGACTGATGTGGAATTTTCTATTGTGCACTTGTATTCCGGAAAAGCGCCGGAACAGGAAAAATATCAGCTTCCGCAAAATGTGCGCGAGCTGCTGTGCCTGCCGATTTTGATCGATAAAGATCACGCTGATTTCGAATCAATTTTGGCGCAAATTCCGGATGCTGATTTGTATCATTCTTTGTCCACAGGATTTGCCGGCTGGATCGGGACGGAGCTGAAGCGGAGGAGAATGAGGCCTCTTTTACTCACAGAACATGGCATTTATTGGCATGAGATTGAACTCGGCGCCGATGAAATCGAGTGCGGTTTCAAAGTGATGAAGATGAAACGCACGGAATTATTTTTGGGAAAAAATTGGTTTTCCTGGCTTCAATTTTTTAAAAGAATTGCCAAACAAACTTATCGGGAAGCGGATTTAATCACGACCGTTTGCGAAACGAATCGAAGAATGGAACTGTCTGTTTCTGCAAATGCCGGAAAATGTCGCGTGATTCACAACGGCGTCAAGCTCCCGCCGATGGCAGCCAAGTCAAACTGGCAACAGTCAGCGGCTCCCTCCGTCGGCTTGGTCGGCAGAGTGACGCCAATCAAAGATATTGAAACATTCATTCGCGCCAGCGCTCGGGTGCGCAGTGTTTTTCCTGAGGCGCGTTTTTACGTCATAGGCCCCATTGAGCAGGACAGTGATTATTATTTGAAATGCAAAAATCTGGCGGAAAAATTAGGCCTGGAAAATTTATTTTTTACTGGTAGAATTAATGCGTTGAATTTTTATGCCAATCTGGATCTTGTTGCGTTGACAAGTGTGAGTGAGGGACAGCCATTCGCGCTTCTGGAAGCTATGGCGGCTGGAATTCCTGTCGTGGCAACTGATGTGGGCGGATGTGATGAAATTATTAACGGAGCAAACGACGGTCTGGGACAAGCGGGTTTGCTCTGTCGTGTGGGCGATGTTGCCGGAATTTCCGCCGCCATGCTCCGGATATTGAAAAATCCCTCTCTCTGGCGTGAATGTGCGCAAAATGGTAGAAAAAGAATCGAAAAATTTTATCGTTCGGAAAAGATGATTCAGCGCTATCGTCAAACTTACAGACAATTGATCGAGAAAGCAAGCACGGTAAAGATACAATCTGAAAACTATTTTACAAAAGCAAGGAGTGAATAA
- a CDS encoding SDR family oxidoreductase, protein MAKILVTGGAGFIGSHIVEHFHETDEVIALDNLRSGYKRNIDSFNVKFVQGSVTDARLVKKVTRGVDYIFHLAALVSVPESMSEPATTVSINVNGTLNLLEAARENGVKKIVLSTSAAIYGDNPVVPKVETMLPEPKSPYAITKLDGEYYFKMYHDEFGVPTVCLRYFNVFGPRQDPSSQYAAAVPIFIDRALREKDIIIYGDGEQTRDFVFVKDIVKANVAVAQNQEASGVYNVARGGRITINELAEKIIRLTGSRSSIKYAAERAGDVKHSQADISKLKSLGINPDFDLDEGLKATIEFFSR, encoded by the coding sequence ATGGCGAAAATATTAGTCACCGGCGGCGCCGGATTTATTGGTAGTCACATTGTGGAGCATTTTCATGAGACCGATGAAGTGATTGCGCTGGATAACTTGCGTAGCGGCTACAAACGAAATATTGATTCTTTCAATGTAAAATTTGTGCAGGGAAGCGTCACGGATGCGCGGCTGGTGAAAAAAGTCACTCGGGGAGTGGATTATATTTTTCATCTCGCGGCTCTGGTGAGCGTGCCGGAATCCATGTCAGAACCGGCAACCACAGTCAGTATTAACGTGAACGGAACGCTCAATTTGCTGGAAGCGGCGCGAGAAAATGGAGTGAAAAAGATTGTACTGTCAACTTCGGCGGCGATTTATGGGGATAATCCCGTTGTTCCGAAAGTAGAAACCATGCTGCCAGAGCCCAAAAGCCCGTACGCGATCACAAAATTGGACGGCGAGTATTATTTCAAAATGTACCACGACGAATTCGGCGTGCCGACCGTGTGTTTGCGTTATTTTAATGTATTTGGCCCGCGACAGGATCCGAGTTCACAGTACGCGGCGGCAGTGCCGATTTTCATTGATCGGGCATTGCGCGAAAAGGATATCATTATTTACGGCGACGGCGAGCAAACGCGCGATTTTGTTTTTGTGAAAGATATTGTCAAAGCCAACGTCGCTGTCGCGCAAAATCAGGAAGCGAGCGGCGTGTACAATGTCGCGCGCGGCGGTAGAATTACCATTAATGAATTGGCAGAAAAAATAATCCGCCTGACCGGTTCCAGGTCCAGCATCAAATATGCGGCGGAAAGGGCCGGCGACGTGAAGCATTCGCAGGCGGACATTAGCAAATTAAAATCATTAGGAATTAATCCGGATTTTGATCTCGACGAAGGACTAAAAGCAACCATTGAATTTTTCAGCAGGTGA